A genomic region of Colletotrichum destructivum chromosome 5, complete sequence contains the following coding sequences:
- a CDS encoding Putative cytochrome b-c1 complex, subunit 6, ubiquinol-cytochrome C reductase hinge — protein MGFWDTITDLAEAAMPWATAEAEAPAAEEKEETPTEEEPKEESKEEPEAEAEEEEEEEEEEEEEEEDEEEVVDPKEQLEKECEESKACAPAKHHYDECVERVTAAADSEDGAKEDCVEEFFHLAHCATQCAAPKLWAKLK, from the exons ATGGGTTTCTGGGATACCATCACAGACCTCGCTGAGGCTGCCATGCCGTGggccaccgccgaggccgaggctcctgccgccgaggagaag GAGGAGACCCCCACCGAGGAGGAACCCAAGGAGGAATCCAAGgaggagcccgaggccgaggccgaggaggaggaagaagaggaagaggaggaggaggaggaggaagaggacgaagaggaggtcGTTGACCccaaggagcagctcgagaaAG AGTGCGAGGAGTCCAAGGCCTGCGCACCGGCCAAGCACCACTACGATGAGTGCGTTGAGCGTGTCACGGCGGCCGCTGAcagcgaggacggcgccaaGGAGGACTGCGTTGAGGAGT TCTTCCACCTCGCCCACTGCGCCACCCAGTGCGCCGCCCCTAAGCTCTGGGCCAAGCTCAAGTAA
- a CDS encoding Putative major facilitator superfamily, MFS transporter superfamily translates to MPFSRRPKHKDQTRAVSVADDDINFTTAVAADNTDIANHDDNAGDEKKEAVKSASLDNGHAKQHTDADADAPMPNHAPPGSGFGKLGDDDYDVRDVESSASRDIPAAGAPRGLGAADENSSVLEGSMIEYRTYKRRWFGLAQLTLLNIIVSWDWLTFAPVASNAAAYYNVSESAINWLSTAFLFAFVAIFPVTIRILHYGPKPSFMTAAALLLIGNWVRYGGSHARSGGSYPVVMFGQILTGLAQPFVLAAPTRYSDLWFTNRGRVAATALTSLANPLGAALGQLIVPFWVTSPADVSSGVLYVSIISTVACLPAFFIPARPPTPVAPSSRTLKLGIRESFSIVSRSLELWLIFIPYALYVGFFNSISSLLNQMMIPYGFSDEEAGIAGALLIVVGLVASAITSPILDRTKKFLLAIKVAVPIIGLCYLAFIWMPETRDIAGPYVVLAVLGAASFSLVPVALELLIELSHPVSPEVTSTIAWAGGQLLGALFIIISDALQAGDAADPPRNMKNALVFQAVVAVVIVPLPLFLGMFGRGDKVSLRRVRSDEEGVRQTSP, encoded by the exons ATGCCCTTTTCCCGCCGTCCCAAACACAAAGACCAGACCCGAGCGGTCTCGGTcgcagacgacgacatcaACTTCACCACCGCTGTTGCCGCTGACAACACCGACATCGCGAAccacgacgacaacgccggcgacgagaagaaggaggccgtcaagaGCGCTTCACTCGACAACGGACACGCGAAGCAAcacaccgacgccgacgccgacgccccGATGCCGAACCACGCCCCGCCCGGCTCCGGCTTTGGGAaactcggcgacgacgactacgacgTTCGCGATGTCGaatcgtcggcgtcgcgtgacatccccgccgccggcgcgccccGCGGTctcggtgccgccgacgagaatAGCAGTGTCCTCGAGGGGTCCATGATCGAGTACCGCACCTACAAGCGCCGCTGGTTCGGTCTGGCCCAGTTGACTTTGCTCAACATCATCGTGTCCTGGGAT TGGCTCACGTTCGCTCCCGTCGCCTCCAATGCCGCCGCCTACTACAACGTCTCCGAGTCCGCCATCAACTGGCTCTCGACCGCCttcctcttcgccttcgtcgccatcTTCCCCGTCACGATCCGCATCCTCCACTACGGGCCCAAGCCCTCCTTCatgacggccgccgccctgctcctcATCGGCAATTGGGTCCGCTACGGCGGCTCTCACGCCCGCTCCGGCGGCAGCTACCCCGTCGTCATGTTCGGCCAGATCCTCACGGGGCTCGCCCAACCCTTCGTCCTGGCAGCCCCGACGAGGTACTCGGACCTGTGGTTCACCAACCGtggccgcgtcgccgccacggccCTGACCTCGCTCGCGAACCCGCTCggtgccgccctcggccagctcatCGTTCCCTTCTGGGTCACCTCCCCCGCCGACGTCTCCTCGGGCGTTCTCTACGTCTCCATCATTTCCACCGTCGCCTGCCTACccgccttcttcatccccgcccgcccgccgacccccgtcgcgccctcgtcgcgcACCCTCAAGCTCGGCATCCGCGAgtccttctccatcgtctcgcGGTCCCTCGAGCTGTGGCTCATCTTCATCCCCTATGCCCTATAcgtcggcttcttcaacTCCATCTCGTCCCTGCTGAACCAGATGATGATCCCTTACGGTTtctccgacgaggaggccggcatcgccggAGCCCTGCTCattgtcgtcggcctcgtcgcctccGCCATCACCTCGCCCATCCTCGATCGCACTAAGAAGTTCCTGCTGGCCATCAAGGTCGCCgtccccatcatcggcctGTGCTACCTCGCCTTCATCTGGATGCCCGAGACCCGCGACATCGCGGGACCCtacgtcgtcctcgccgtcctcggcgccgcctcttTTTCGCTCGTGCCCGTCGCCCTAGAGCTGCTCATCGAGCTGAGCCACCCCGTCAGTCCCGAGGTCACGAGCACCATCGCCTGGGCGGGAGGGCAGCTGCTCGGCGCCCtgttcatcatcatctcggaCGCCCTGCAGGCtggcgacgccgcggacCCGCCCAGGAACATGAAGaacgccctcgtcttccaggccgtcgtcgccgtcgtcatcgtgccgctgccgctgttcCTCGGCATGTTCGGCCGTGGCGACAAGGTCAGCCTCCGGCGCGTCAggtccgacgaggagggggtCCGGCAGACGAGCCCGTAA
- a CDS encoding Putative NAD(P)-binding domain superfamily — protein MIAAPWDKTSPREQLFVLVTGANSGVGLGICERLIDEFLATRPLTAHLILIPTTRSVRKSRETISSLRNHLQRTATSSPALRSRAGSSYYDPADTLARVHLLSTQLDLCDLPSVYACAANLVSGTITDPTDTSDPSPQYKIPRLDSVIFNAGFGGWTGLDWAGLFTGLFTKGLVSIVTWPAFKLARPGSVLNQRPARSDLVPTDSPDNTLSLASAHDTKPSSPVLGEVFCANVFGHYVFAHELLPLLSRATPEETPGRVIWTSSIEPQARHLRLEDFQGIETEGPYESSKRITDVLSLTSHLPATQRFSESYFRPEDPKPAKALPVRPSFYLTHPGVVASNLFPVPFPFILFWAYKFVLYIARWLGSPWHPVTGYNGAAAPVWVALQDDETLAELDAKKIKWGSATSFSGRQDVKKTEVEGWGWEGAVEDRDSLSRDPATGALRKMVGRNPDAKDLSKEQLAEFEELGTKIWAEMERLRRQWEDFLDIRGRGVKGNENGNGSNSKSG, from the exons ATGATCGCAGCACCTTGGGACAAGACCTCACCCCGCGAGCAGCTCTTCGTGCTGGTCACCGGCGCAAACAG CGgagtcggcctcggcatctgcgAACGCCTCATCGACGAGTTCCTCGCCACTCGGCCCCTTACCGCCCACCTGATTCTCATCCCCACCACCCGCTCCGTCCGCAAGTCCCGTGAGACCATCTCCTCCCTTCGCAACCACCTCCAACGCACCgccacctcctcgcccgccctccGCTCCCGCGCCGGCTCCTCCTACTACGACCCCGCCGACACCCTAGCCCGCGTCCACCTGCTCTCCACCCAGCTCGACCTGTGCGACCTGCCCTCCGTCTACGCCTGCGCCGCGAACCTCGTCTCCGGCACAATCACCGACCCGACCGACACCAGCGACCCCTCCCCGCAATACAAGATCCCGCGCCTCGACTCCGTCATCTTCaacgccggcttcggcggctgGACCGGCCTTGATTGGGCCGGCCTCTTCACCGGCCTCTTCACAAAGGGCCTCGTTTCTATCGTCACCTGGCCCGCCTTCAAGCTCGCTCGCCCCGGCTCCGTCCTCAACCAGCGCCCTGCCCGCTCCGACCTGGTCCCTACAGACTCCCCCGACAACACCCTGTCCCTCGCCTCCGCCCACGATACCAAGCCCTCGTCCCCTGTGCTCGGCGAGGTCTTCTGCGCAAACGTCTTTGGCCACTACGTCTTCGCCCACGAGCTCCTCCCGCTGCTGAGCCGGGCCACTCCCGAAGAGACCCCCGGCCGCGTCATCTGGACGAGCAGCATCGAGCCCCAGGCCCGCCACCTGCGCCTCGAAGACTTCCAGGGCATCGAGACCGAGGGGCCCTACGAGTCCTCCAAGCGCATCACCGACGTGCTCTCCCTGACCTCCCACCTCCCCGCCACCCAGAGGTTCTCCGAGTCCTACTTCCGGCCCGAAGACCCAAAACCGGCCAAGGCCCTGCCGGTCCGCCCGTCGTTCTATCTCACCCACccgggcgtcgtcgcctccaACCTGTTCCccgtccccttccccttcatcctcttctggGCGTACAAATTCGTCCTCTACATCGCGCGGTGGCTGGGCTCGCCTTGGCACCCCGTCACGGGCTacaacggcgccgcggccccCGTCTGGGTCGCGCTgcaggacgacgagacccTGGCCGAACTCGACGCGAAGAAGATCAAGTGGGGCTCCGCCACGTCGTTCTCGGGCCGCCAGGACGTCAAGAAGACCGAGGTCGAAGggtgggggtgggagggcgccgtcgaggaccgCGACTCCCTGTCGAGGGACCCGGCGACGGGCGCGTTGAGGAAGATGGTCGGGCGGAACCCGGATGCCAAGGACCTGAGTaaggagcagctggccgagttcgaggagctcggcaCTAAAATTtgggccgagatggagagacTGCGGCGCCAGTGGGAGGACTTTCTCGACATCCGCGGGCGGGGCGTCAAGGGAAACGAaaacggcaacggcagcaacagcaaatCCGGttga
- a CDS encoding Putative berberine/berberine, FAD-binding domain, PCMH-type, FAD-binding, type PCMH, subdomain 2, which translates to MVSLFNLLALAPAVVSALSISRITPGGNPGKHFGHDIAQRDSTCRCFPGEDCWPTTAKWAAFNQTVGGRLIATVPIGAVCHDSSFGAYDEAKCAALQSSWASSETHIQTSSSVMAAFFANQSCDPFVDRTERCVIGTYVEYAVKAASSDDYVKTIKFAQDNNIRLVIRNTGHDYLGKSTGAGALALWTHHLKDISVVDYKSAGYTGKALKVGAGVQAGEAQVAAHAKGLVVVGGNSPTVGIAGGYTQGGGHGPLVSKYGLAADQVLEWEVVTSEGLRIVATPTKYSDLYWALSGGGGGVYAAVLSMTVKAYPDTIVSSANLTFTNAGVTDDVFYGAVSTYLKTLPGIVDAGAVSIWLLAAGMFLVQPTTLPNKTKEELQALLQPTLDALDAAGITYDFNIGQYNTFLDSYNDMNPEPAVTEFNIGGRLLPRSLVADDASTATLTDTLRSIANGGALVSGLTINVARPAGAVANSVHPAWRTALISAVVGTPYSRTDFSTLVSGQRTVTDTIVPALKALTPGGGAYLNEADRNEVEFETTFYGNNYAKLKAIKKLYDPRSTFYALTGVGSDDWEVRSDGRLCAVA; encoded by the exons ATGGTGTCCCTGTTCAACCTGCTCGCGCTCGCCCCAGCGGTTGTCTCTGCCCTTTCCATCAGCCGAATTACTCCGGGAGGCAACCCAGGAAAGCACTTTGGCCATGATATCGCCCAGAGAGACTCAACGTGCCGCTGTTTCCCCGGCGAAGACTGCTGGCCGACAACGGCCAAGTGGGCGGCCTTCAACCAGACCGTCGGTGGGCGTCTCATCGCGACGGTGCCTATCGGCGCTGTCTGCCACGACAGCTCGTTCGGCGCCTACGACGAGGCCAAGTGCGCGGCTTTGCAGAGTAGCTGGGCCAGCTCCGAGACGCACATCcagacctcgtcgtcggtgatggccgccttcttcgcaaACCAGAGCTGCGACCCTTTCGTCGACCGCACCGAGCGCTGCGTCATCGGCACTTACGTCGAGTACGCCGTCAAAGCCGCCAGCTCCGACGACTACGTCAAGACGATCAAATTCGCTCAGGACAACAACATCCGCCTCGTCATCCGTAACACGGGCCACGACTACCTCGGAAAGTcgaccggcgccggcgccctaGCGCTCTGGACGCACCACCTCAAGGACATCAGCGTTGTGGACTACAAGTCCGCCGGCTACACCGGCAAGGCGCTCaaggtcggcgccggcgtccaagccggcgaggcccaggtcgccgcgCACGCAAAGGGGCTTGTTGTTGTGGGAGGCAACAGCCCGACGGTCGGTATCGCGGGAGGCTACACGCAGGGTGGCGGTCACGGACCGCTTGTGTCCAAGTATGGTCTCGCGGCcgaccaggtcctcgagTGGGAGGTTGTCACCTCGGAAGGCCTGAGGATCGTCGCAACCCCCACCAAGTACTCGGATCTCTACTGGGCTCtgtccggcggcggtggtggcgtGTATGCCGCCGTGCTATCCATGACGGTGAAGGCGTACCCCGACACAATTGTTTCGTCTGCCAACTTGACCTTTACCAACGCTGGCGTCACGGACGATGTCTTTTACGGCGCCGTCAGCACCTACTTAAAGACACTGCCCGGCATTGTCGATGCCGGAGCCGTCAGCATTTGGTTGTTGGCCGCCGGCATGTTCCTCGTGcagccgacgacgctgccCAACAAGACCAAGGAAGAGCTCCAGGCTCTGCTCCAGCCGACCCTCGATgcgctcgacgccgctggcATCACCTACG ATTTCAACATTGGCCAGTACAACACCTTCTTGGACAGCTACAACGACATGAACCCGGAACCGGCCGTCACCGAGTTCAACATCGGCGGTCGTCTCCTGCCTCGGTCCTtggtcgccgacgacgcctcgACCGCGACGCTCACGGACACGCTGCGctccatcgccaacggcggtGCCCTCGTGTCCGGTCTCACCATCAACGTCGCTCGGCCTGCGGGCGCGGTGGCCAACTCGGTGCACCCGGCGTGGCGCACTGCCctcatctcggccgttgtCGGAAC ACCGTACAGCCGGACCGACTTCTCGACGCTCGTCTCCGGGCAGAGGACGGTGACGGACACCATCGTGCCCGCGCTCAAGGCGCTGACGCCCGGAGGCGGGGCGTACCTCAACGAGGCAGACCGGAACGAGGTCGAGTTCGAGACGACGTTTTACGGCAACAACTacgccaagctcaaggcAATCAAGAAGCTGTACGACCCGCGCAGCACATTCTACGCGCTGACGGGCGTGGGCAGCGACGACTGGGAGGTTCGCAGCGACGGCCGGCTTTGCGCGGTGGCGTAA
- a CDS encoding Putative UbiA prenyltransferase family → MMQHSVTGERSPLTLKHASFEDETNPSSSISISSSKQSSTIIGILRIPRLIWDFTESNFATFVVPNTAFGLLGGLTGSPLTTLGQPSTTTTTTFSVLQRLPLVVAFNWYSVLVFDLANQRGPESVDEDLVNKPWRPIPTGKVTPEQTRKAMLVAIPVVLTLNYILDVWREGVFILILTWLYNDLRGGDELVRDVIIAAAYGLFNTASLKIAIGGDAEATVTDEGYAWASIISAVILTTMQVQDLKDQAGDRGRGRATVPLFFGDRVSRVSLAILVPFWSCVCVYVWNIRSWAVLLPTMSGAMVVAGVLRTRSPETDARAWKLWCLWTVCLYSLPLVGDGFVSLTTHG, encoded by the coding sequence ATGATGCAGCACTCAGTCACCGGGGAGCGCTCTCCTCTCACACTCAAACATGCCTCGTTTGAAGACGAGACCAACCCAAGCAGCAGTATtagcatcagcagcagcaaacaGTCCtccaccatcatcggcataTTGCGCATTCCCCGTCTGATATGGGACTTCACTGAGAGCAACTTCGCCACCTTCGTTGTCCCCAACACGGCCTTCGGCCTCCTGGGCGGGCTCACCGGATCGCCTCTGACCACCTTGGGccagccgtcgacgacgacgacgacgacgttctCGGTCCTGCAGCGTCTCCCTCTGGTCGTCGCCTTCAACTGGTATagcgtcctcgtcttcgacctgGCCAACCAGCGCGGCCCGGAATCCGTGGACGAGGATCTCGTGAACAAGCCCTGGCGCCCCATACCCACGGGTAAAGTGACGCCCGAGCAGACGCGCAAGGCCATGTTAGTCGCCATCCCCGTGGTTCTGACACTCAACTACATCCTGGACGTCTGGCGGGAGGGtgtcttcatcctcatcctgACGTGGCTGTACAACGACCTCaggggcggcgacgagctcgtccgGGACGTCATCATTGCCGCGGCCTACGGCCTCTTCAACACGGCCTCGCTGAAAATAGCCATCGGCGGAGACGCAGAGGCGACGGTCACCGACGAGGGCTATGCGTGGGCGTCCATCATCAGCGCCGTGATCCTCACGACGATGCAGGTGCAGGACCTCAAGGACCAGGCGGGCGACCGCGGGCGCGGACGCGCGACGGTGCCCCTTTTCTTCGGCGACAGGGTTTCGCGTGTGTCTCTCGCAATTCTCGTCCCGTTCTGGTCCTGCGTGTGCGTTTACGTCTGGAACATCCGCTCGTGggcggtgctgctgcccaCCATGTCTGGCGCCATGGTCGTCGCCGGGGTGCTCCGGACGAGGAGTCCGGAAACGGATGCGCGAGCCTGGAAGTTGTGGTGCCTGTGGACGGTCTGTCTGTATTCCCTGCCGCTCGTCGGTGACGGTTTCGTGTCGTTGACAACACATGGTTAA
- a CDS encoding Putative short-chain dehydrogenase/reductase SDR, NAD(P)-binding domain superfamily produces MQPPLPSITPTWRNDTYDAISPSRLELSAAGKTVIVVGAGSGIGRETALAFASAGAARVIVLGRTKATIAETAESLPPSVQNEVHALDITDEEALAKVAAAVGQWDVLVLTAGYVSNPTPVAGSASDEWWQSFETNTKGTYLVTKAFLPTANPSHASVVALTTGTTALPAVALPGLSAYMASKLAQTKIIEFLAAENPNIFAATLHPGMVETDIFKKSGAKAEALPMDKVQLPAHFTVWLASPEAAFLNGRTVWANWDVEELKNSAGTIQSGQLLTSGINGWPYTSLA; encoded by the exons ATGCAGCCCCCTCTGCCCTCCATCACGCCGACCTGGCGCAACGACACGTACGATGCCATCTCGCCCTCGCGCCTAGAGTTGAGCGCGGCGGGGAAGACTGTCATCGTAGTAGGCGCG GGTAGTGGTATCGGCCGAGAGACTGCCCTGGCCTTCGCCTCCGCCGGAGCAGCCCGAGTCATTGTCCTGGGACGCACCAAGGCCACCATAGCCGAGACAGCCGAGTCCCTGCCGCCGTCCGTCCAGAACGAAGTCCACGCCTTGGACATCACGGATGAAGAGGCCCTGGCCAAGGTGGCGGCTGCGGTCGGCCAGTGggacgtcctcgtcctgACCGCGGGCTACGTATCCAACCCGACGCCCGTCGCGGGATCGGCCAGCGACGAGTGGTGGCAGAGCTTCGAG ACAAACACCAAGGGGACATACCTCGTCACCAAGGCGTTCCTCCCGACGGCCAACCCCTCCCACGCCTCTGTCGTCGCCCTCACCACCGGcacgacggcgctgccggccgtcgcGCTGCCCGGCCTGTCCGCGTATATGGCGTCCAAGCTGGCGCAGACCAAGATCATCGAGTTCCTCGCGGCGGAAAACCCGAACATCTTTGCCGCCACCCTCCACCCGGGCATGGTCGAGACGGACATCTTCAAGAAGAGCGGCgcaaaggccgaggcccttcCAATGGACAAAG TGCAACTCCCAGCCCACTTCACCGTCTGGCTGGCCAGTCCCGAGGCGGCGTTCCTGAACGGCCGTACTGTTTGGGCCAACTGGGACGTAGAAGAACTCAAGAACAGTGCCGGGACCATCCAATCCGGTCAGCTGCTCACGAGCGGGATCAACGGTTGGCCCTACACTAGCCTCGCATGA
- a CDS encoding Putative cytochrome P450: MMNVLFHSGYEGVLVYGLGLVCGIAVHQGIFIHGEWHVQAPQILLGHLWLFSCFAGLSRYYSDTAIGKLCQSLLILSAGYLPGLFASIISYRVFFHRLSTAGFKGPWYARVTKLWHVWACRDCKNHLVLEKLHEQYGDFVRTGPSEITVFHPGVFMAVDGPRSECIKAEWYDILHPDRALVTTRVKPIHAARRREWNRGFSAQALVQHESKILKYIEQLDLCIEADAKAHVASEVRNLFFWFGFDVMGDFVFSKSFDMLHQQQWHHIIVRLQRALSLLGPFSPAPWLIQVGFKLGPRVGVLKDWFDMVAWCERQMRMRLDAETPKPAMPDLAHYLMELEDGQTEQKDRLTWLFGDSLLAIVAGSEPTAAALIGIFCELAKHPEHADMIYEELKDVDSTNIKTLTGLPHLNAVINEGLRLYPALLTGGARKTTENGATIGGTFIPPHTTIIAPRHVISRREDCFERANEFIPERWTTRPEMVRNAAASAPFGTGHHSCLGRFLATDTMRFVVARLVSKYRFRLAPGETGNRVFDDIRDQFTSNPGPLSLCFELR; encoded by the exons ATGATGAATGTTCTTTTCCACTCCGGCTACGAGGGCGTCCTCGTCtacggccttggccttgtctGCGGCATTGCCGTCCATCAGGGAATATTCATTCACGGCGAATGGCACGTACAGGCGCCTCAGATTTTACTGGGTCATTTGTGGCTCTTCTCTTGCTTTGCCGGTCTAAGCAGATACTACAGTGACACTGCCATCGGAAAGCTCTGTCAGTCTCTGCTGATTCTTTCTGCCGGATATCTCCCTGGGCTTTTTGCCAGCATCATCTCATACAGAGTCTTTTTTCATCGTCTCAGCACTGCCGGCTTCAAGGGCCCGTGGTACGCCCGAGTCACGAAGCTTTGGCACGTCTGGGCGTGTCGAGACTGCAAGAACCATTTGGTCTTGGAGAAGTTGCATGAGCAATATGGTGATTTCGTGAGGACGG GACCGAGCGAGATCACCGTCTTCCATCCAGGAGTCTTCATGGCCGTGGACGGTCCTCGGTCTGAGTGCATCAAGGCCGAGTGGTACGACATCTTGCACCCTGACAGAGCACTTGTCACGACGCGCGTCAAGCCCATACACGCTGCTAGACGCCGTGAATGGAACCGCGGGTTCTCGGCGCAAG CCCTTGTCCAGCACGAGTCAAAGATTCTCAAGTATATTGAGCAGCTAGATCTGTGCATTGAGGCCGATGCCAAAGCGCACGTCGCTTCCGAAGTCCGCAACCTGTTCTTCTGGTTCGGGTTTGACGTCATGGGCGACTTCGTCTTCAGCAAGTCCTTCGACATGCTGCACCAGCAGCAATGGCACCACATCATTGTGCGGCTGCAGCGTGCTCTGTCTCTTCTGGGGCCTTTCAGCCCGGCTCCGTGGCTCATACAGGTCGGCTTCAAACTCGGCCCACGGGTCGGCGTTCTCAAGGACTGGTTCGACATGGTCGCCTGGTGCGAGCGGCAGATGCGTATGAGACTGGACGCCGAGACCCCGAAGCCCGCTATGCCGGATCTCGCCCACTACTTGATGGAGCTGGAAGACGGCCAGACGGAACAGAAGGACCGCTTGACATGGCTTTTCGGTGACAGTTTGCTTGCCATTGTGGCCGGGAG TGAGCCTACGGCCGCCGCTCTCATCGGCATCTTCTGCGAGCTGGCGAAGCATCCGGAGCACGCCGACATGATCTACGAGGAGCTCAAAGACGTTGATTCAACCAACATCAAGACCCTCACAGGCCTTCCCCATCTTAACGCCGTCATCAACGAGGGTCTCCGTCTGTACCCAGCACTCCTCACAGGCGGGgccaggaagacgacggagaACGGGGCCACGATCGGTGGAACCTTCATCCCGCCTCACACGACAATCATTGCCCCGCGTCACGTTATATCCCGGA GAGAGGACTGCTTCGAGCGGGCCAACGAGTTCATCCCTGAGAGATGGACCACCCGTCCGGAGATGGTCCGCAATGCGGCGGCTTCTGCGCCCTTCGGAACAG gTCACCACAGCTGTCTTGGTCGCTTCCTTGCCACGGACACAATGAGGTTTGTTGTTGCCAGGCTGGTCAGCAAGTACCGCTTCCGCCTCGCGCCGGGGGAGACGGGCAACCGTGTGTTTGACGACATCAGGGACCAGTTCACATCCAATCCAGGTCCCTTGTCGTTGTGTTTCGAATTGAGATGA
- a CDS encoding Putative glucose-methanol-choline oxidoreductase, FAD/NAD(P)-binding domain superfamily, producing MTTTYDFVVVGGGVAGLVVATRLSEIPDIQVLVLEAGEDQTADPRVNIPALGPSLVKTPSDWQFRTVPQEGLGGREIAVPQGRLLGGSGALNGLSFTVTTKSNVEAWAGLGNPGWDWPTFKEASKKIYSIASGEGQGPLKLSLPDNSESFWPKVWQDTIRGLGFVDSCDPLSGQGVGSSITPDTVDPDTKQRSYAASAYLGSAKSRSNLTVVTGALVRKIVFKTDADDIVAEAVQYTKDGETKTVTARKEIVLTAGTLNSSRLLELSGVGNAKLLRELGIDVVLDNPHVGENLQNHVMVGASFEALPEHDTMDGVVRQDPAAIGAAMEAYGKGTGPFARSGTSATAQLPLPGGEDITQLLDKLNGPKTSATPAFTKALEAYVRSVLSSSSEPSGYYLSFPGYALFSGDGTMAPPPPGDEKYFTIAILLAHPLSRGSSHITSASLDSPAVALDPAYLSHPFDVEVLARHVQLLEKIAASEPLCSQLKAGGKRNPTNTLTDVEQAKEFVRQTAVGAHHFTGTCSMMPRALGGVVDEKLRVHGIRGLRVADASIVPITVRANPQATVYAIGERAADLIKSSL from the exons ATGACTACGACTTACGACTTTGTcgtcgtgggcggcggcgtcgccggcttGGTAGTAGCGACACGCCTCTCGGAGATCCCGGATATCCAAGTCCTGGTgctcgaggcgggcgaggaccAAACGGCGGACCCTCGCGTCAATATTCCCGCACTGGGGCCCAGTCTTGTCAAAACGCCTTCTGACTGGCAGTTCCGAACGGTGCCACAG GAAGGTCTAGGTGGTCGGGAGATTGCCGTTCCTCAGGGCCGCCTCCTCGGTGGCTCGGGAGCGCTCAATGGGCTCTCCTTTACGGTCACCACCAAGTCCAACGTCGAAGCATGGGCCGGTCTGGGCAACCCCGGTTGGGACTGGCCTACGTTCAAAGAGGCCTCCAAGAAGATCTACTCCATCGCATCTGGCGAGGGGCAAGGTCCTCTCAAGCTGTCCCTGCCGGACAACTCAGAGTCTTTCTGGCCCAAGGTCTGGCAGGACACCATTCGCGGGCTGGGCTTTGTGGACTCTTGCGACCCCTTGAGTGGCCAGGGTGtcggcagcagcatcacgCCCGACACCGTAGACCCCGACACAAAGCAAAGAAGTTACGCCGCTAGCGCGTATCTCGGGTCCGCAAAGTCCCGGTCCAACCTCACGGTTGTGACGGGAGCACTCGTCAGGAAGATTGTCTTCAAGACTGACGCCGACGATATTGTCGCTGAAGCCGTCCAGTACACCAAGGACGGCGAAACGAAAACAGTGACAGCACGAAAGGAGATTGTGTTGACGGCTGGCACGCTCAACTCATCTCGACTCCTCGAGCTCTCTGGTGTCGGAAACGCGAAGCTTCTACGTGAACTCGGCATTGACGTTGTGCTTGATAACCCTCACGTCGGCGAGAACCTTCAGAACCATGTCATGGTCGGCGCAAGCTTCGAGGCGCTTCCAGAACACGACACCATGGATGGCGTTGTCCGTCAGGATCCTGCAGCCATCGGGGCTGCCATGGAGGCGTATGGTAAGGGTACGGGACCGTTTGCCAGGAGCGGGActtcggcgacggcgcagcTCCCTCTGCCGGGTGGCGAGGACATCACCCAGCTGCTCGACAAGTTGAACGGGCCCAAGACATCTGCGACTCCGGCCTTCACAAAGGCGCTGGAAGCGTACGTGCGGTCCGTCCTGAGTTCGTCCTCTGAGCCTTCGGGATACTATCTCTCGTTTCCCGGGTACGCCTTGTTCAGCGGAGACGGGACCATGGCACCGCCCCCTCCTGGCGACGAGAAATACTTCACGATAGCCATACTCCTCGCTCACCCACTCTCGCGAGGTTCGAGCCACATCACGTCTGCGTCGTTAGACTCGCCCGCCGTTGCCCTCGATCCAGCCTATCTTTCTCATCCTTTCGACGTCGAAGTTTTGGCCAGACACGTCCAGCTCCTGGAGAAGATTGCAGCCAGCGAGCCGCTCTGCAGCCAGCTCAAGGCCGGAGGAAAGCGTAACCCGACCAATACCTTGACTGATGTCGAGCAGGCCAAAGAGTTCGTGCGCCAGACCGCGGTTGGCGCCCATCACTTCACGGGCACTTGCTCCATGATGCCTCGCGCACTAGGCGGAGTggtcgacgagaagctccgGGTGCACGGTATCCGTGGTCTGCGGGTGGCTGACGCCTCTATTGTCCCCATAACCGTGCGCGCCAACCCGCAGGCAACCGTGTATGCCATTGGTGAGCGGGCTGCCGATCTGATCAAGTCGAGTCTTTGA